One window of the Rosa rugosa chromosome 3, drRosRugo1.1, whole genome shotgun sequence genome contains the following:
- the LOC133737495 gene encoding uncharacterized protein LOC133737495, translated as MGRINTIDGGAPITNMSHRARKRYARANHPNEICNIRYEKSAKLPKSGWAPITFSEEEERGVHLPHDDPFLIDAILDRWSVGRILVDSGSAVSVIFNNCYSKLQRNRKLLQDHEPLLSFSGDVTQPLGSDYMRLIIGASLHTAEIHTEFIVVDCFSSYNTIIGRPTLNKLKCIIAGYMLLMKFPTPNGTRCVKGSQQLARECYSITVARSARRHEILIVGGQAPTPNIFEDPREEEKKYVKKEPVNPETSLDVVSISDEHPQWTVHIDAQLAQR; from the coding sequence ATGGGCCGCATTAATACCATTGACGGCGGTGCGCCCATCACtaacatgtctcacagggcaagaaagcgctatgcacgcgctaaccaCCCCAATGAAATTTgtaacatccgctacgagaaatccgccaaactcccaaaatcaGGCTGGGCGCCCATCACCTTCTCTGAGGAAGAGGAGCGCGGAGTACACCTGCCCCATGATGATCCATTCCTAATCGACGCCATACTCGATAGATGGTCAGTGGGAAGGATCCTTGTTGACAGTGGGTCCGCTGTCAGTGTCATATTCAATAACTGCTACAGCAAACTCCAGCGGAACAGAAAATTGCTTCAGGACCACGAGCCGCTCCTCAGTTTCTCCGGGGATGTGACTCAGCCACTTGGTTCTGACTATATGCGACTAATTATCGGCGCTAGTCTACACACAGCGGAGATACACACTGAATTCATCGTggtcgattgcttcagttcaTATAACACCATCATTGGGCGGCCGACACTAAACAAACTCAAATGCATCatagccggatacatgcttctcatgaaattccccacCCCCAATGGGACAAGATGTGTAAAGGGAAGccagcagctggcacgagaatgttattcaataACTGTAGCCCGATCAGCacgccgccatgagatcctgaTAGTGGGCGGCCAGGCACCAACGCCAAATATTTTTGAGGACCCTagggaggaggagaaaaaatatgtgaaaaagGAGCCTGTCAACCCAGAGACTTCCCTGGATGTTGTCAGCATCTCCGACGAACATCCTCAGTGGACAGTCCACATAGACGCTCAACTAGCCCAGAGATag